One window of Cellulomonas shaoxiangyii genomic DNA carries:
- a CDS encoding RICIN domain-containing protein gives MLALTAGLIAAPAVTAPAAAAAAVTVTPNPWYAGEEFQGWGTSLVWFANATGDYPADVRQDLYDKLFGAEGLDLNIARYNIGGGHASDVEDYLRAGGAVEGWWQPDETGELYGAPTDHANAAAVREAFDPADDRFYDLDADATQRWWVDQLTADDQITHWETFANSAPWFMTESGYVSGGLNASAEQLRPDSIDDFAAYLVRVSEELEDAHGITVDTIDPLNEPNTNYWGTTLRDGVPVGGRQEGMHVGPARQADLIDALAGHLGDPSTTTDAVVSAMDETNPGTFVTNWNAYDAQTRANVDQLNVHTYGTGGRQTVRDLAKVADKPLWMSEVEGSWVSGWNPASIVNGLGLAGRIHDDLRELESDAWVFWQPVEDLWNMEPQGENSNWGGVFIDLDCRWYGTGEDAVFASERRVEAAGGDFSEVEACHVETNTKYDTTRNFTHFVRPGDRVIATDSTTTTAALKADGASTALVHTNASAEPVTLTVDLRHFGTIAEGASATPYVTTESPADAPSQNALVEGDAVAVDAAAKTVTLTLPARSVTSIELDGVSGVAEDAAAIADGHTYQLTGVQSGKALTAATGAATATTITTAGTTPEAVAPQLWTAHEVPAGRLDGTRRFVLAASDGRVLGATTAGTDLRSTTVEAAAGDPATRWIVSSTEGRTFAFVNEGIGQALEVGGQSTAENAGVGVYGSNGGANQRWTPRDVAATGVTPVTVSTTVGVAPVLPATVVPTYRWGTGPAATVVWDEVPASAWARTGQVTVTGTATDVYGASLLVIGTVDVGGFTVTDPVSVTTYVGAGLAQVQAAAPAVVPARVGASTATFDTPVTWDWSGVTDASFVDEGVVTVPGTAESNEAGAEPVAATLNVVVTARSSANIAPLPTTTVQATFTEPGYSMENTRNRDRTDKAWSNWVGTARTGDTLTYSFPATELADASVYFFADGSHRSWAREMVVEYQDEAGTWQPVPGWGTPTTVVVPADGTAPVVTLDLDGVAATGLRFVLTPNPGVHMIVSEVEIGALAPAASSVADLAALRTNGVDVPGFAPDVTSYRVDVDGSAFPTVVAVPVDAAALVEVTQPSEGNGGVATVRVTSPDGTTTTETTVTVQRRAVVRGVTLSGLTADGSATAGTALIAVADVDPAYAALTYAWAVDGEPVEGTDQASFTPTAAHVGGAVTVTVTAAAEGFTASAGVASAPATVVAAVDPGPPGEPGQPGQPGPGQPGQPGQPGPGQPGQPGQPGQPGQVARPTVTLSADEVRRGGTVTVTARGLTAAGEAGIELHSTPVHLATRTADAAGTVTTRVTIPRGTTLGTHTVVVVDRATGATGTATLRVVDGTGGGLATTGAEPWALLALALGLVAAGAAVVVVRRRQGGTTA, from the coding sequence GTGCTCGCGCTGACGGCCGGGCTCATCGCAGCCCCGGCCGTGACCGCACCCGCCGCGGCGGCCGCCGCGGTGACCGTCACGCCCAACCCCTGGTACGCCGGCGAGGAGTTCCAGGGCTGGGGCACGAGCCTCGTCTGGTTCGCCAACGCGACCGGCGACTACCCGGCCGACGTCCGCCAGGACCTGTACGACAAGCTGTTCGGCGCCGAGGGCCTCGACCTCAACATCGCCCGGTACAACATCGGCGGCGGGCACGCGTCCGACGTCGAGGACTACCTGCGCGCGGGCGGCGCCGTCGAGGGCTGGTGGCAGCCCGACGAGACGGGCGAGCTGTACGGCGCCCCGACCGACCACGCGAACGCCGCCGCGGTCCGCGAGGCGTTCGACCCGGCCGACGACCGCTTCTACGACCTCGACGCCGACGCGACGCAGCGGTGGTGGGTCGACCAGCTCACGGCCGACGACCAGATCACGCACTGGGAGACGTTCGCCAACTCGGCGCCGTGGTTCATGACCGAGAGCGGCTACGTGTCCGGCGGCCTCAACGCCAGCGCGGAGCAGCTGCGGCCGGACTCGATCGACGACTTCGCCGCCTACCTGGTGCGCGTGAGCGAGGAGCTCGAGGACGCGCACGGCATCACGGTCGACACCATCGACCCGCTCAACGAGCCGAACACCAACTACTGGGGCACGACGCTGCGCGACGGCGTCCCGGTCGGCGGCCGCCAGGAGGGCATGCACGTCGGCCCCGCGCGGCAGGCCGACCTCATCGACGCGCTCGCCGGGCACCTGGGCGACCCGTCGACGACGACCGACGCGGTCGTCTCGGCGATGGACGAGACCAACCCGGGCACGTTCGTCACGAACTGGAACGCGTACGACGCGCAGACGCGCGCGAACGTCGACCAGCTCAACGTGCACACGTACGGCACGGGCGGCCGCCAGACGGTCCGTGACCTCGCCAAGGTGGCCGACAAGCCGCTGTGGATGAGCGAGGTCGAGGGCAGCTGGGTCAGCGGCTGGAACCCCGCCAGCATCGTCAACGGGCTCGGCCTCGCCGGGCGCATCCACGACGACCTGCGCGAGCTGGAGTCGGACGCGTGGGTGTTCTGGCAGCCGGTCGAGGACCTGTGGAACATGGAGCCGCAGGGCGAGAACTCGAACTGGGGCGGCGTCTTCATCGACCTCGACTGCCGTTGGTACGGCACGGGCGAGGACGCGGTGTTCGCGTCCGAGCGCCGCGTCGAGGCCGCCGGGGGCGACTTCTCCGAGGTCGAGGCGTGCCACGTCGAGACGAACACGAAGTACGACACGACGCGCAACTTCACGCACTTCGTCCGCCCGGGCGACCGCGTGATCGCGACCGACTCGACCACGACGACGGCGGCCCTCAAGGCCGACGGCGCCTCCACGGCGCTCGTGCACACCAACGCGTCGGCCGAGCCGGTCACGCTGACGGTCGACCTGCGCCACTTCGGCACCATCGCCGAGGGCGCCTCCGCGACGCCGTACGTGACCACCGAGTCGCCGGCGGACGCCCCGTCGCAGAACGCGCTCGTCGAGGGCGACGCGGTCGCGGTCGACGCGGCCGCGAAGACCGTCACGCTCACGCTGCCGGCGCGCTCGGTCACCTCGATCGAGCTCGACGGCGTCAGCGGCGTGGCCGAGGACGCGGCGGCCATCGCCGACGGTCACACGTACCAGCTCACCGGCGTGCAGAGCGGCAAGGCGCTCACGGCGGCGACGGGGGCGGCCACGGCCACCACCATCACCACCGCGGGCACGACGCCCGAGGCCGTCGCCCCGCAGCTGTGGACCGCGCACGAGGTCCCCGCGGGCCGGCTCGACGGCACCCGGCGGTTCGTGCTCGCGGCGTCCGACGGGCGCGTGCTCGGCGCGACGACGGCGGGCACCGACCTGCGGTCGACGACCGTCGAGGCGGCCGCCGGTGACCCGGCGACCCGCTGGATCGTCTCGTCCACCGAGGGGCGGACGTTCGCGTTCGTCAACGAGGGCATCGGGCAGGCGCTCGAGGTCGGCGGCCAGTCGACCGCCGAGAACGCCGGCGTCGGGGTCTACGGCTCCAACGGCGGCGCGAACCAGCGCTGGACCCCGCGCGACGTCGCGGCGACCGGGGTCACCCCGGTGACCGTGAGCACGACCGTGGGCGTCGCGCCGGTGCTGCCGGCGACCGTCGTCCCGACGTACCGGTGGGGCACCGGCCCGGCCGCGACCGTGGTCTGGGACGAGGTGCCCGCGTCCGCGTGGGCGCGGACCGGCCAGGTGACGGTCACCGGCACGGCGACCGACGTGTACGGCGCGTCGCTGCTCGTGATCGGGACCGTCGACGTCGGCGGCTTCACCGTCACCGACCCGGTGTCGGTGACGACGTACGTCGGTGCGGGCCTCGCGCAGGTGCAGGCCGCGGCCCCGGCCGTCGTGCCGGCGCGCGTCGGGGCGTCCACCGCGACGTTCGACACGCCCGTCACGTGGGACTGGTCGGGTGTCACGGACGCGTCGTTCGTGGACGAGGGCGTCGTGACCGTGCCGGGCACGGCCGAGTCGAACGAGGCCGGCGCGGAGCCGGTCGCCGCGACGCTCAACGTCGTCGTCACCGCGCGGTCGTCGGCCAACATCGCGCCGCTGCCGACGACGACGGTGCAGGCCACGTTCACCGAGCCCGGGTACTCCATGGAGAACACCCGCAACCGCGACCGCACCGACAAGGCGTGGTCCAACTGGGTCGGCACGGCCCGCACCGGTGACACCCTGACGTACTCGTTCCCCGCGACCGAGCTCGCGGACGCGTCCGTGTACTTCTTCGCGGACGGCAGCCACCGCAGCTGGGCCCGCGAGATGGTCGTCGAGTACCAGGACGAGGCCGGCACGTGGCAGCCGGTGCCCGGGTGGGGCACGCCGACGACCGTCGTCGTCCCCGCCGACGGGACGGCTCCCGTGGTGACCCTCGACCTCGACGGCGTCGCGGCGACCGGGCTGCGCTTCGTGCTCACGCCCAACCCGGGCGTGCACATGATCGTGTCCGAGGTCGAGATCGGCGCGCTCGCCCCGGCGGCGTCGTCCGTGGCGGACCTCGCCGCGCTGCGCACCAACGGCGTCGACGTCCCCGGCTTCGCGCCGGACGTCACGTCGTACCGCGTGGACGTCGACGGGTCGGCGTTCCCGACCGTCGTCGCCGTGCCGGTCGACGCGGCCGCGCTGGTGGAGGTGACGCAGCCGTCGGAGGGGAACGGCGGCGTCGCCACCGTGCGCGTCACGTCCCCGGACGGGACGACGACCACCGAGACGACCGTGACCGTGCAGCGGCGGGCAGTCGTCCGCGGCGTCACCCTCAGCGGCCTGACGGCCGACGGGTCCGCCACGGCCGGCACCGCGCTCATCGCGGTCGCCGACGTCGACCCGGCCTACGCCGCGCTCACGTACGCGTGGGCCGTCGACGGGGAGCCCGTCGAGGGCACCGACCAGGCGTCGTTCACGCCGACCGCCGCGCACGTCGGCGGTGCGGTGACCGTGACGGTCACCGCGGCGGCGGAGGGCTTCACGGCCTCCGCCGGGGTGGCGTCGGCGCCGGCGACGGTCGTCGCGGCCGTCGACCCGGGTCCGCCGGGCGAGCCGGGTCAGCCGGGTCAGCCCGGTCCGGGTCAGCCGGGACAGCCCGGTCAGCCGGGTCCGGGCCAGCCCGGTCAGCCCGGTCAGCCCGGTCAGCCGGGCCAGGTCGCCCGCCCGACCGTGACGCTCTCGGCCGACGAGGTCCGCCGCGGCGGCACCGTCACCGTGACGGCACGCGGCCTGACGGCGGCCGGCGAGGCCGGCATCGAGCTCCACTCGACGCCGGTGCACCTGGCCACCCGGACGGCCGACGCGGCGGGCACCGTCACCACCCGGGTGACGATCCCGCGCGGCACGACGCTGGGCACGCACACCGTCGTGGTCGTCGACCGCGCCACGGGTGCCACCGGCACGGCGACCCTCCGGGTCGTCGACGGCACCGGCGGCGGCCTGGCCACCACCGGCGCCGAGCCGTGGGCCCTGCTCGCGCTCGCCCTCGGCCTCGTGGCCGCGGGCGCGGCCGTGGTCGTCGTCCGCCGACGCCAGGGCGGCACCACCGCCTGA